The following coding sequences are from one Carassius auratus strain Wakin chromosome 15, ASM336829v1, whole genome shotgun sequence window:
- the LOC113115310 gene encoding mid1-interacting protein 1-B-like, with protein sequence MQSADAKLSRSSLLLALRRYSTAVHNMEQTVLLPSLLRDVPYHNDPDCEAANHSMDLYEHYLLLKAIKNTVESGLVPHDEAKSHAALHKGLEPLLEAEPETLFHFHLRGLFTVMATLTKKSQNLTEKYLDIIGISH encoded by the coding sequence ATGCAGTCTGCCGATGCCAAGCTCAGCCGGAGCTCCCTGCTGCTGGCCCTGAGGCGCTACAGCACAGCAGTGCACAATATGGAGCAGACCGTCCTGCTTCCCAGCCTCCTCAGAGACGTGCCGTACCACAACGATCCGGACTGTGAGGCTGCCAACCACAGCATGGACCTGTATGAGCACTATCTTCTGCTGAAAGCCATCAAGAACACGGTGGAGAGCGGCCTGGTCCCACATGACGAGGCCAAGAGTCACGCCGCCTTGCACAAAGGCCTGGAGCCCCTGCTGGAGGCCGAGCCTGAGACGCTCTTCCATTTCCATTTGCGAGGCCTGTTCACGGTCATGGCAACTCTCACAAAGAAGTCCCAGAACTTGACTGAGAAATATTTGGACATCATTGGCATCAGTCATTAG
- the LOC113115567 gene encoding guanylyl cyclase-activating protein 1-like, which produces MGAHGSSLDEVLAEDMHHWYNKFMRESPSGLITLFELKTMLQMQGMTEEANSYVDQVFFTFDMDGDGYIDFVEYIAAVSLLLKGEINQKLKWYFKLFDQDGNGKIDRDEMETIFKAIQDITRSYDIPPDDIVSLIYERIDVNNEGELTLEEFITGAKEHPDIMEMLTKMMDLTHVLEIIVNGQKKKGVTASV; this is translated from the exons ATGGGTGCCCACGGATCCAGCCTGGATGAAGTCTTGGCTGAGGACATGCACCACTGGTACAACAAGTTCATGAGGGAATCTCCATCAGGTCTCATCACACTCTTCGAACTCAAGACCATGCTGCAGATGCAGGGGATGACTGAGGAGGCCAACAGCTATGTGGATCAAGTCTTCTTCACCTTTGACATGGATGGG GATGGCTATATAGATTTTGTAGAATACATTGCAGCTGTAAGTCTTCTACTGAAAGGAGAGATAAACCAGAAGCTGAAGTGGTACTTCAAACTCTTTGATCAGGACGGAAACGGCAAGATTGACAGAGATGAAATGGAGACAATATTCAAA GCCATCCAGGACATTACCCGGAGTTATGACATCCCTCCAGACGATATCGTGTCTCTGATCTATGAGAGGATCGATGTCAATAATGAAG GTGAGTTGACGTTGGAGGAGTTCATCACAGGGGCTAAAGAACATCCTGATATCATGGAGATGCTCACCAAGATGATGGACCTCACCCATGTCCTGGAGATCATAGTCAATGGGCAGAAAAAGAAAGGAGTGACTGCCAGTGTTTGA
- the c15h3orf52 gene encoding TPA-induced transmembrane protein translates to MSEELELKTIQVVRDNNNSTEQTTVEVPGNGAYSGHDSSERNEVSPLLSTTQDTENNREQHIHVDEGVDTDSLSQHNLQRELRRVKKELNEVVVWKLKLWTLILIVFTAIALVIGISIIVCAVVDDDEDEKYDKSSFVVPRFFRGNFTLDAESFDSETKEEDTMIELKEQLTGVYNSSPALERYFHSVTINNLQNTTGQFKLQFMMPLEHDKLILYTLSLKMVKHVLLQHLYDRDTGDPFYIIPTSLHMEAG, encoded by the exons ATGAGCGAAGAGCTGGAGTTGAAAACCATACAAGTTGTCCGTGACAACAATAACTCGACAGAGCAAACGACTGTG GAGGTTCCGGGGAATGGTGCTTACTCAGGCCACGACAGTTCAGAGAGAAATGAAGTGTCCCCTTTGCTATCAACAACACAG gACACTGAGAACAACAGGGAACAGCACATCCATGTGGATGAAGGCGTCGATACTGACTCTCTAAGTCAACACAAT TTGCAGAGGGAGCTGCGGAGGGTAAAGAAAGAACTGAATGAAGTGGTGGTGTGGAAACTCAAACTATGGACATTGATACTTATCGTCTTTACTGCCATTGCTCTGGTTATTGGGATCTCAATCATTGTGTGCGCAG ttgttgatgatgatgaggatgaaaaATATGACAAATCATCATTTGTGGTGCCGCGCTTCTTCAGAGGGAATTTCACTCTGGACGCTGAAAGTTTCGATTCAGAAACTAAGGAGGAAGACACTATGATAGAGCTGAAAGAGCAG CTGACAGGAGTCTACAATTCTTCTCCTGCATTGGAGCGGTACTTCCACAGTGTCACCATAAACAATCTCCA GAACACTACAGGCCAGTTTAAGCTCCAGTTCATGATGCCTTTAGAACACGACAAGTTGATACTCTACACTTTGAGTCTAAAGATGGTTAAACATGTGCTGCTCCAACACTTGTATGATCGAGACACTGGAGACCCTTTCTATATCATACCAACATCACTCCACATGGAAG cTGGATAA